A genomic window from Chaetodon trifascialis isolate fChaTrf1 chromosome 22, fChaTrf1.hap1, whole genome shotgun sequence includes:
- the LOC139350938 gene encoding HMG box-containing protein 1-like, with protein MVWEMLTPAVLSSDPKHQSVQDSEAQGEHTGGMMDADGDPSHDLLCCEERLASSPGFPTSDSYMEYDDLPDLQEVREEVETAAPPVYQVDLGVSHQERHAHTHPPDTHWLTQLAHIATGPQSPLLQESPHSSSSSVCLSSTSSNLHSYARPPPLLPSSTMSPPRGHGRERRRSRKSSECGSAVSTRSSLSDDEDMGWSFSWPPTAWHCFLKGTHLRFHSGSKVQWQDVEDLDSAEEDSGDEEQSTSLKGYGSEGLQLVQHSEIVLSGQAVLQLTFDPGAFGHAPMTARCQLDHPFYVKNKGWSSFYPSLTVVRHGIPCYEMEVGGVCLPPGHRDAKHTDDSPVFDTFRSYDFTPLDSSAVYVLSSMARRRRASQSSAEAVSPDRDKSQDDHSPGHSHHLHQKPTKSQHASTAGSNNAPPAKCKRPMNAFMLFAKKFRVEYTQMYPGKDNRAISVLLGERWKKMRSEDRRAFTVQAKALADEQKRLNPDCWKRKRTSSGCQGN; from the exons ATGGTTTGGGAGATGTTGACCCCGGCTGTGCTGTCCAGCGACCCCAAACATCAGAGCGTGCAGGATTCAGAGGCTCAGGGTGAACACACAG GAGGGATGATGGATGCCGATGGAGACCCGTCACATGACCTGCTCTGCTGTGAGGAACGCCTCGCCTCCTCACCTGGCTTCCCCACCAGTGACAGCTACATGGAATATG ACGACCTCCCAGACCTGCAGGAGGTgcgggaggaggtggagacagcAGCACCACCTGTCTACCAGGTGGACTTGGGCGTGTCACACCAGGAgcggcacgcacacacacaccctcccgACACACACTGGCTGACGCAGCTGGCTCACATCGCCACAGGACCCCAGAGCCCACTGCTCCAGGAGTCTCCTCACAGCAG ctcctcttcagtCTGCCTCTCCAGCACCAGCAGTAATCTACATTCCTACGCCCGGCCTCCTCCGCTGCTCCCCAGCAGCACCATGTCGCCCCCCAGAGGTCACGGCAGGGAGCGTCGTCGCAGCAGG AAGAGCAGTGAATGTGGTTCTGCAGTGTCAACCAGATCCTCCCTGTCTGACGATGAAGACATGGGCTGGAGCTTCTCCTGGCCACCCACCGCCTGGCACTGCTTTCTCAAAG GCACTCATCTGCGCTTCCACAGCGGCTCTAAGGTGCAGTGGCAGGATGTTGAGGACCTGGactctgctgaggaagactctGGTGATGAGGAGCAATCCACATCACTGAAG GGTTATGGCTCTGAGGGTCTGCAGCTGGTGCAGCATTCAGAGATTGTGTTGTCTGGTCAGGCTGTCCtacagctgacctttgaccccgggGCATTCGGACATGCCCCCATGACCGCCCGCTGCCAACTTGATCACCCCTTTTACgtcaaaaataaag GGTGGTCGTCGTTTTACCCGAGCTTGACCGTGGTGCGTCATGGGATACCGTGCTATGAAATGGAGGTGGGAGGTGTGTGCCTTCCTCCAGGACACAGAGACGCCAAACATACCGACGACTCTCCGGTCTTTGACACATTCAGGAG TTATGATTTCACTCCTCTGGACTCCTCTGCGGTTTACGTGCTGAGCAGTATGGCCAGACGGCGGCGCGCCTCCCAGTCCAGCGCCGAGGCCGTTTCTCCCGACAGAGACAAATCACAAG ACGACCACAGTCCCGGTCACTCCCACCATCTTCATCAAAAGCCAACCAAAAGCCAGCATGCCAGCACTGCAGGAAGCAACAATGCCCCGCCCGCTAAGTGCAAGCGGCCAATGAATGCCTTCATGCTGTTTGCCAAAAAGTTCAGGGTGGAGTACACACAGATGTACCCAGGCAAGGACAACAG agctaTCAGCGTCCTCCTTGGTGAGAGGTGGAAGAAGATGCGAAGTGAGGACCGGCGGGCGTTCACCGTACAGGCCAAAGCCCTCGCAGACGAACAGAAAAGACTCAACCCAGACTGCTGGAAACGCAAACGAACCAGCTCG GGTTGTCAGGGAAATTAA
- the pik3cg gene encoding phosphatidylinositol 4,5-bisphosphate 3-kinase catalytic subunit gamma isoform — MDGKQIQLSDEEPKVLREENRRRRRKKAITSSSCASMDQIAVEFVLPTAARGGNSPDTLLLEVAGNWTVEQVKAQVWLKAVTLNLCPDFYQRFSPDHCILLYQKKGNVCEIYDKHQVFQTLDCIRYWRALKKDVGRIQLVPRPQPSDESLQYQRYLNYLIGYDVTDVSNVHDDELEFTRRKLLTPRRIELCDRDPKLYSMDPWVTCKLLPEHLLSKVSNNHILVVIHISTASQTIKVSIDDPPAQVLASFFTKTANKRGLLGIPDHMCETDFVLRVCGREEYLYGDKPLQNFNWIRQCLKNGEEIHLVLETAPDPSLDLVQKEDWAQVDDCTGVAGTHEQLTIDEKDHERVFTISMWDCNRKFRVKVLGIDIPSLPKIPELIVFIEASIFHGQQLLAQERTSSKTFSEEVLWNCWLEFNIKIKDLPKGARLNLQVVCGKQPQTPTSKGSSAYQDSTVGTGSHDGKTKSRLLYYVNLLLIDHRSLLRQGEFILHMWKMPEKSEESSSSINADKLTSATNPDKASTMAIAILLDKYCYPVVLPKSRDVGRDVGAGSEEAEGGERGQREMPNHLKKQFAAIVATDPLHPLSPEDKELLWHFRHECMRDPRAYPKLLGSVRWGKQEDVLAAHRLLERSSAWDSSGLDVGLAMQLLDCHYSDAQVRSMAVRKLETLEDDDVLRYLLQLVQAVKFEPYHDSALVRFLLKRALRSKRIGHFLFWFLRSEIAQSMHYQQRYAVLLEAYLRGCGEDMLQDFRKQVEMTDALQKVTREIKAMSADKYDVTAQVVFQLRQKLETLQSSGLPDSFRVPYDPGLRAGALLIEQCKVMASKKKPLWLQFKRADPTTLSKDPIGIIFKDGDDLRQDMLILQILLIMESIWETESLDLCLLPYGCISTGNRIGMIEIVKDATTIANIQQSVVGSTGAFKDEILYQWLRDKCVSEDKFQQAVVRFLYSCGGYCVATYVLGIGDRHNDNIMITESGNLFHIDFGHILGNYKSFMGISKEWVPFVLTPDFLYVMGTSGKKSSAHFQKFQDVCVKAYLALRHHTNLLIILFSMMLMTGMPQLTSKEDIEYIREALTVGRSEEEAQRHLLDQIEICREKGWMVQINWFVHLVLGIKQGVEKRST, encoded by the exons ATGGACGGGAAGCAGATCCAGCTGAGTGACGAAGAGCCCAAAGTCCTGCGAGAAGAGaaccggaggaggaggagaaagaaggcCATCACCTCGTCATCCTGCGCCTCCATGGATCAGATCGCCGTGGAGTTCGTCCTGCCCACCGCGGCGCGGGGCGGAAACAGCCCTgacactctgctgctggaggtggctGGAAACTGGACGGTGGAACAG GTGAAAGCTCAGGTGTGGCTGAAGGCGGTGACTTTAAACCTTTGTCCTGACTTCTACCAGCGCTTTTCTCCCGACCACTGCATCCTGCTCTACCAGAAGAAAGGCAACGTGTGTGAGATCTACGACAAGCACCAGGTCTTCCAGACGCTGGACTGCATTCGTTACTGGAGAG CCCTGAAGAAAGACGTCGGGCGGATCCAGCTGGTTCCTCGCCCGCAGCCGTCAGACGAGTCCCTGCAGTACCAGCGCTATCTCAACTACCTGATTGGCTACGACGTGACTGATGTCAGCAACGTGCATGACGACGAGCTGGAGTTCACCCGCAGGAAGCTGCTGACCCCGAGGCGCATCGAGCTGTGTGACCGCGACCCAAAGCTCTACTCCATGGACCCCTGGGTGACCTGCAAGCTGCTGCCTGAGCACCTGCTCAGCaag GTCAGCAACAATCACATCCTGGTGGTGATCCACATCAGCACGGCCAGCCAGACCATCAAGGTCTCCATCGATGACCCGCCAGCACAG GTGTTGGCGAGTTTCTTCACCAAGACAGCCAATAAGAGAGGTTTGCTGGGCATTCCTGACCACATGTGTGAGACTGACtttgtgctgcgtgtgtgtggaag GGAGGAGTACCTGTATGGAGATAAACCGCTGCAGAACTTCAACTGGATCCGTCAGTGTCTGAAGAACGGGGAGGAAATCCACCTGGTTCTGGAGACAGCACCTGATCCCAGCCTGGATCTGGTCCAGAAGGAGGATTGGGCGCAGGTGGATGACTGCACCGGAGTCGCAG GCACCCATGAGCAGCTGACCATCGACGAGAAGGACCACGAGCGAGTGTTCACCATCTCTATGTGGGACTGCAACAGGAAGTTCAGAGTGAAGGTGCTGGGTATTGACATCCCGTCCCTCCCCAAAATCCCGGAGCTCATTGTCTTCATCGAGGCCAGTATCTTCCATGGCCAGCAGCTTTTAGCTCAG GAGAGGACATCCTCTAAAACCTTCAGTGAAGAAGTGCTGTGGAACTGCTGGCTGGAGTTTAACATTAAGATCAAGGACCTGCCGAAAGGAGCGCGCCTCAACCTccag gTGGTGTGCGGGAAGCAGCCCCAGACGCCGACCTCCAAGGGAAGCTCAGCCTACCAGGATAGCACAGTGGGAACAGGCAGCCATGATG GAAAGACCAAGAGTCGCCTTCTGTACTACGTCAACCTGCTGCTGATCGACCACCGCTCTCTGCTCCGCCAGGGTGAGTTCATCCTCCACATGTGGAAGATGCCGGAGAAGAgcgaggagagcagcagcagcatcaacgCGGACAAGCTCACCTCGGCCACCAACCCGGACAAGGCCTCCACCATGGCCATCGCCATTTTACTGGACAAGTACTGCTACCCCGTGGTGCTGCCCAAGAGTCGCGACGTGGGCCGGGACGTTGGGGCGGGGAGCGAGGAGGCCGAGGGCGGGGAGCGGGGTCAGAGGGAGATGCCGAACCACCTGAAGAAACAGTTTGCGGCCATCGTGGCGACCGACCCTCTGCATCCGCTCAGTCCTGAGgacaaagagctgctgtggcACTTCAGGCATGAGTGCATGCGCGACCCCAG GGCCTACCCAAAGCTCCTGGGTTCAGTCAGGTGGGGGAAACAGGAAGATGTTTTGGCAGCACACCGCCTGTTGGAGCGCAGCAGCGCGTGGGACAGCAG CGGTCTGGACGTCGGCCTGGCCATGCAGCTGCTGGACTGTCACTACTCGGACGCTCAGGTTCGCTCAATGGCCGTCAGGAAGCTGGAGACTCTGGAAGATGATGATGTGCTCAGGTACCTTCTGCAGCTTGTGCAG GCGGTCAAGTTTGAGCCTTATCATGACAGTGCCCTGGTCAGGTTCCTGCTGAAGAGAGCTCTGAGG AGCAAGCGTATCGGTCATTTTCTCTTCTGGTTCCTGCGCAGTGAGATCGCCCAGTCCATGCATTACCAGCAGAGGTATGCCGTCCTGCTGGAGGCCTACCTGAGAGGCTGTGGCGAGGACATGCTGCAGGACTTCAGGAAGCAG GTGGAGATGACTGATGCTCTGCAGAAAGTCACCCGTGAGATCAAGGCCATGTCCGCCGACAAGTACGACGTTACCGCACAAG TGGTGTTTCAGCTGCGTCAGAAGCTGGAGACTCTGCAGTCGTCAGGTCTGCCGGACAGTTTCAGAGTCCCCTACGATCCTGGACTCAGAGCTGGAGCCCTGCTG ATCGAGCAGTGTAAAGTGATGGCATCCAAGAAGAAgcctctgtggctgcagttcAAAAGGGCCGATCCCACCACTCTGTCCAAAGACCCCATCGGCATCATCTTCAAAGACGGCGATGACCTCAGACAGGATATGCTCATCCTGCAG ATCCTGCTGATCATGGAGTCCATCTGGGAGACTGAATCACTGGATCTGTGCCTGTTACCGTATGGCTGCATCTCCACCGGGAACAGAATCG GTATGATTGAGATTGTGAAGGACGCCACCACCATCGCCAACATCCAGCAGAGCGTCGTGGGAAGCACCGGCGCTTTCAAAGATGAAATCCTCTATCAGTGGCTCCGGGACAAGTGTGTCAGCGAGGACAAG tTCCAGCAGGCTGTGGTGAGGTTTCTGTACTCCTGTGGTGGCTACTGCGTGGCTACCTACGTCCTGGGTATCGGGGATCGTCACAACGACAACATCATGATCACCGAATCTG GGAACCTCTTCCACATCGACTTTGGCCACATCCTGGGCAATTACAAGAGTTTCATGGGAATCAGCAAGGAGTGGGTTCCCTTCGTGCTCACGCCAGACTTCCTGTACGTCATGGGAACAtcaggaaagaaaagcagcgcCCACTTCCAGAAATTCCAG GACGTGTGTGTGAAGGCGTACCTCGCCCTTCGCCACCACACCAACCTGctcatcatcctcttctccaTGATGCTGATGACCG GCATGCCCCAGCTGACGAGCAAGGAGGATATAGAGTACATCCGTGAGGCGCTGACGGTCGGCCGCAGCGAGGAAGAGGCACAGCGCCATCTGCTGGACCAGATCGAGATCTGCAGGGAAAAAGGCTGGATGGTGCAGATCAACTGGTTTGTTCATCTGGTGCTGGGGATCAAGCAGGGTGTGGAGAAACGGTCCACTTAG